The following proteins are encoded in a genomic region of Natrinema sp. DC36:
- a CDS encoding dodecin, with amino-acid sequence MVFKKITLIGTSPESFDAAADDAIDRAEATLQNVQWIEVDELGVEVASADDREYQAEVTVAFELEE; translated from the coding sequence ATGGTATTCAAGAAAATTACGCTCATCGGCACCAGTCCCGAGAGCTTCGACGCCGCAGCAGACGACGCGATCGACCGCGCGGAAGCGACCCTCCAGAACGTTCAGTGGATCGAGGTCGACGAACTGGGCGTCGAGGTCGCCAGCGCCGACGACCGGGAGTATCAGGCCGAAGTCACCGTCGCCTTCGAACTCGAGGAGTAA
- a CDS encoding iron-sulfur cluster assembly accessory protein: protein MSTDSMDGGEADTRPTIEVTEDAAEQALSLLEGEDLDVAEAGLRLFVQQGGCAGLSYGMRFDDAPDDDDTIYEHHELRVFVDPASLKYIEGSVLDYEDGLQAEGFHVDNPNVVSECGCGESFRT from the coding sequence ATGAGCACGGACAGTATGGACGGAGGGGAGGCGGACACGCGCCCCACGATCGAAGTGACCGAGGACGCGGCCGAACAGGCCCTCTCCCTGCTCGAGGGAGAGGATCTCGACGTGGCCGAAGCCGGCCTCCGGCTGTTCGTCCAGCAGGGCGGCTGTGCCGGTCTCTCCTACGGGATGCGGTTCGACGACGCACCGGACGACGACGATACGATTTACGAACACCACGAGCTGCGCGTGTTCGTCGACCCGGCGAGCCTGAAGTACATCGAGGGCAGCGTCCTCGACTACGAGGACGGCCTGCAGGCAGAAGGGTTCCACGTGGACAATCCGAACGTCGTCAGCGAGTGCGGCTGTGGCGAGTCGTTCCGAACGTAA
- the hisD gene encoding histidinol dehydrogenase — translation MTIDVQAIADLGPDDRAAFFERDAGIEAVRGDVSEIVERVHTEGDVAVREFTSEFDGIEVGNLEITDECERAADEIDDGVRNAIETAAANVREFHEAQLPDDWQREFSEGRTLGRRFRPIERVGVYVPGGSAAYPSSAIMGIVPATVAGVDHVSVVTPPADELNPVTLAAIHIAGADAVYSVGGAQAIAGLAYGTESITRVQKIVGPGNKWVTAAKAEVRGDVEIDFLAGPSEVVVVADETGDPELVAAELVAQAEHDPNASVVAVTDDEDTADAVATAVGEQTDAREREDVIREALANDASGILHARSMSEAILFTEAYAPEHLSIIADDDESILERIESAGSVFLGPNTPVAAGDYASGTNHVLPTNGGARITGGLSVETFLRSTTVQRLSREGLAELGGTITTLADAEGLEAHAESVRTRLDEETDR, via the coding sequence ATGACAATCGACGTTCAGGCGATCGCGGACCTCGGGCCGGACGACCGCGCGGCCTTCTTCGAGCGCGACGCCGGCATCGAGGCGGTCAGAGGAGACGTTAGCGAGATCGTCGAGCGCGTCCACACGGAGGGAGACGTCGCCGTCCGCGAGTTCACGAGCGAGTTCGACGGTATCGAAGTCGGCAACCTCGAGATCACGGACGAGTGCGAGCGGGCCGCCGACGAGATCGACGACGGAGTCCGAAACGCGATCGAAACGGCCGCGGCGAACGTTCGCGAGTTTCACGAAGCGCAACTACCCGACGACTGGCAACGGGAGTTCAGCGAGGGACGGACGCTGGGACGACGGTTTCGGCCGATAGAGCGCGTCGGCGTCTACGTTCCCGGCGGCTCCGCGGCCTATCCCTCGAGTGCGATCATGGGGATCGTCCCGGCGACCGTTGCCGGCGTGGACCACGTGTCGGTGGTGACGCCGCCGGCCGACGAACTGAACCCGGTGACGCTGGCGGCGATCCACATCGCGGGGGCGGACGCGGTCTACAGCGTCGGCGGCGCGCAGGCGATTGCGGGACTGGCGTACGGGACGGAATCGATCACTCGCGTTCAGAAAATCGTCGGCCCCGGTAACAAGTGGGTGACGGCGGCGAAGGCCGAAGTCCGGGGCGACGTGGAGATCGACTTCCTCGCGGGACCGAGCGAAGTGGTCGTCGTGGCAGACGAGACCGGGGACCCGGAACTCGTCGCCGCGGAACTCGTCGCGCAAGCCGAGCACGATCCGAACGCCTCGGTCGTGGCCGTCACCGACGACGAGGACACCGCCGACGCCGTGGCCACCGCCGTCGGCGAGCAGACCGACGCGCGCGAGCGCGAGGATGTAATCCGAGAAGCACTCGCGAACGACGCGAGCGGGATTCTCCACGCCCGGTCGATGAGCGAGGCGATCCTCTTTACCGAGGCGTACGCACCCGAGCACCTCTCGATCATCGCCGACGACGACGAGTCGATCCTCGAGCGGATCGAGAGCGCAGGGAGTGTCTTCCTCGGGCCGAACACGCCCGTCGCGGCCGGCGACTACGCCAGCGGCACGAACCACGTCCTGCCGACCAACGGCGGCGCGCGAATCACCGGCGGCCTCTCCGTGGAGACGTTCCTCCGGTCGACGACGGTCCAGCGACTCTCCAGGGAGGGACTCGCCGAACTGGGCGGAACGATCACGACGCTCGCGGACGCCGAGGGGCTCGAGGCCCACGCCGAGAGCGTTCGAACTCGGCTCGACGAGGAAACGGATCGATAG
- a CDS encoding ABC transporter permease, translating into MSTPDVDRHGGGFASDVWVTFVRWTIKSVRNPFVLVVSLVQPIIFLVLFTQVFGGVATAALEGVSYETYLVPAIVIQVALVAAATSGIGLVNDIETGMFEKILVSPMNRTAVFLGKTLAEVVRIVVQVVIVLGLGVLLGAEIATGIAGAVAIAAICVVFSVWFTAFSNVLAVVTRDEESTIIGANLLQLPLLFVSSAFLPLPALPDWIRTVATVNPITYGVDAARAVMLGEDTMTVIEVTRFGGMWDTLVPALAVLVGLALTFGSVAVYAIGRAASADVR; encoded by the coding sequence ATGAGTACTCCCGATGTCGACCGTCACGGCGGGGGCTTCGCGAGCGACGTGTGGGTCACGTTCGTCCGGTGGACGATCAAGTCGGTTCGGAACCCGTTCGTGCTCGTCGTTTCGCTCGTTCAGCCGATCATCTTTCTCGTGCTCTTCACGCAGGTGTTCGGCGGCGTCGCGACGGCCGCCCTCGAGGGCGTCAGCTACGAAACGTATCTCGTGCCGGCGATCGTGATCCAGGTGGCGCTGGTAGCGGCCGCGACATCGGGAATCGGGCTGGTCAACGACATCGAGACCGGGATGTTCGAGAAGATACTGGTCAGTCCGATGAACCGGACCGCCGTCTTCCTGGGGAAGACGCTCGCCGAGGTCGTCCGCATCGTCGTACAGGTCGTAATCGTGCTCGGATTGGGCGTGTTGCTCGGTGCCGAAATCGCGACCGGGATCGCAGGTGCGGTCGCAATCGCGGCCATCTGCGTCGTGTTCTCGGTCTGGTTCACCGCGTTCTCGAACGTGCTGGCCGTGGTGACCCGCGACGAGGAGTCGACGATTATCGGGGCGAACCTGCTTCAGTTGCCCTTGCTGTTCGTCTCGAGTGCGTTTCTCCCGTTGCCGGCGCTTCCGGATTGGATTCGAACGGTCGCGACGGTCAACCCGATTACCTACGGCGTCGACGCCGCTCGAGCGGTGATGCTCGGCGAGGATACGATGACCGTGATCGAAGTTACCCGGTTCGGCGGGATGTGGGACACGCTCGTGCCGGCGCTCGCCGTTCTCGTGGGACTCGCGCTCACGTTCGGATCGGTCGCCGTCTACGCGATCGGCCGCGCCGCCAGCGCCGACGTTCGCTGA
- a CDS encoding ABC transporter ATP-binding protein, which translates to MTDYAIEARDVAVTYADGTEAVRGVDLLVERGEFVGFLGPNGAGKTTTIKTLVTLLRPTDGSIVVNGFDAIEEPQQVRSTVGYMAQETSIDPELTARENLRFACDAYGVSRAQRGDRIDELLELVELTDVANKVADDFSGGMKKRLDAATALVHRPPLVFLDEPTTGLDPAARNRLWEYFRRINDEGTTVFLTTQYLEEADQLCERLSVIQDGSVVAEGTPGELKRRVGGEILAVELSDPDESERAVAVARDEALFADGATIEATESGLAVTARDARTRGTELLVALRDAGIDVIGFDVRAPTLDDVFLAVTGEGNEDDPSTEGESDTTDATRSETISNGGRDSREPTVSDESENGNDIDRDGVNG; encoded by the coding sequence GTGACCGACTACGCTATCGAAGCGCGCGACGTAGCGGTGACGTACGCGGACGGAACCGAGGCGGTCCGCGGCGTCGATCTCCTCGTCGAACGCGGCGAGTTCGTCGGCTTTCTGGGGCCGAACGGCGCGGGCAAGACGACGACGATCAAGACGCTGGTAACGCTCCTGCGACCGACCGACGGCTCCATCGTTGTCAACGGATTCGACGCCATCGAGGAGCCCCAACAGGTGCGGTCAACGGTCGGATATATGGCACAGGAGACGAGTATCGATCCCGAGTTGACCGCTCGAGAAAACCTTCGGTTCGCGTGTGACGCCTACGGCGTATCGCGAGCGCAGCGTGGCGACCGGATCGACGAACTGCTCGAGCTTGTCGAACTAACCGACGTCGCGAACAAAGTCGCGGACGACTTCTCCGGTGGGATGAAAAAGCGCCTCGATGCGGCGACCGCGCTCGTCCACCGACCGCCGCTGGTATTCCTCGACGAGCCGACGACTGGGCTCGATCCGGCGGCCCGAAACCGACTCTGGGAGTACTTCCGGCGGATCAACGACGAGGGGACGACCGTCTTCCTGACGACCCAGTACCTCGAGGAAGCCGACCAGTTGTGCGAGCGGCTGTCGGTCATTCAGGACGGATCGGTCGTCGCGGAGGGGACGCCCGGAGAGCTGAAACGTCGCGTCGGCGGCGAGATACTCGCGGTCGAATTGTCCGACCCCGACGAGAGCGAGCGCGCGGTAGCGGTCGCCCGCGATGAGGCGCTGTTCGCGGACGGAGCGACGATCGAGGCAACGGAGTCGGGGCTGGCGGTGACGGCCCGCGATGCGCGGACGCGTGGGACGGAGTTATTGGTCGCACTGCGGGACGCCGGAATCGATGTGATAGGGTTCGATGTCCGCGCACCGACGCTCGACGACGTATTCCTCGCGGTGACGGGTGAGGGGAACGAGGACGACCCGTCAACGGAAGGCGAGTCGGACACGACCGACGCTACACGATCCGAAACGATCAGTAACGGCGGCCGTGACTCGAGAGAGCCGACGGTGAGCGACGAGAGTGAAAACGGGAACGATATCGATCGAGACGGGGTGAACGGATGA
- a CDS encoding metal-dependent hydrolase produces the protein MWPWEHAIVGYLAYSLCCHAVFRESPTGLEAFTVVFASVLPDLIDKPLAWEYGVFENGYAIGHSLFFAVPLAIFVGMIAHAATRSRAGLAFGLGYLLHPFGDVVDSVFRQGVLQFELMLWPIASVEGHSPGPSFLEAFFDLFGRYSSDMLAGDISTYLWAQLGLAGAALVVWLVDGAPVLRECLLAGVGLVRSALGREPDASSSNRR, from the coding sequence ATGTGGCCGTGGGAACATGCGATTGTCGGATATCTCGCTTACTCGCTGTGCTGTCACGCCGTGTTTCGCGAATCACCCACCGGACTCGAGGCGTTCACGGTCGTCTTCGCGTCGGTCCTCCCGGACCTGATTGACAAGCCACTCGCCTGGGAGTACGGCGTGTTCGAGAACGGCTACGCGATCGGTCACTCGCTCTTCTTCGCAGTGCCGCTGGCGATTTTTGTTGGAATGATCGCGCACGCGGCGACACGGTCGCGGGCCGGTCTCGCGTTCGGACTGGGCTACCTATTACATCCGTTTGGCGATGTCGTGGATTCCGTGTTTCGACAGGGTGTTCTCCAGTTCGAGCTCATGCTCTGGCCGATCGCATCGGTCGAGGGGCACTCCCCTGGACCGAGTTTCCTCGAGGCATTTTTCGACCTGTTTGGTCGCTACTCGAGTGATATGCTCGCCGGCGATATCTCGACGTATCTGTGGGCACAACTCGGACTCGCCGGGGCGGCGCTGGTGGTGTGGCTCGTCGACGGCGCACCGGTCCTCCGCGAGTGTCTGCTAGCCGGAGTGGGACTCGTCCGGTCGGCTCTCGGACGAGAACCCGACGCCTCGAGTTCGAATCGGCGGTAG
- the coxB gene encoding cytochrome c oxidase subunit II, translated as MGSRRRTIVALAVATLSSLVALTGTVAAQSKNRELIDGLEYQLLYVALPLTLFVLVILVYAAVKFYDNDDPEPTTEDPALEITWTAATAIILLFVGLSGYSVLVSPYVSPSQALDSDNRSQEGFESFADLPETGDEEVYVTGYQWEWQATYPGANVTTEDEIVIPADENVTLWLTSDDVIHSLFVSDLGIKQDAFPGRYTRARTIVSEPGRYDAVCAEFCGTGHSRMDADVVVVEPETYDRWLETNEGNVTAAPEPG; from the coding sequence ATGGGAAGCCGCCGTCGCACGATCGTCGCACTCGCCGTCGCGACGCTCTCGAGTCTCGTCGCACTAACGGGAACGGTCGCCGCACAGTCGAAAAACCGCGAACTCATCGACGGCCTCGAGTACCAGTTGCTCTACGTTGCCCTGCCGCTAACGCTGTTCGTCCTCGTGATTCTGGTCTACGCGGCCGTCAAGTTCTACGACAACGACGATCCCGAACCCACCACGGAGGATCCCGCTCTCGAGATTACCTGGACCGCTGCAACGGCGATCATCCTGTTGTTCGTCGGTCTCTCCGGCTACAGCGTCCTCGTCAGCCCGTACGTGTCTCCATCACAGGCACTCGACAGCGACAACCGCAGTCAGGAAGGGTTCGAATCGTTTGCCGATCTCCCCGAGACCGGCGACGAGGAGGTGTACGTTACCGGTTATCAATGGGAGTGGCAAGCGACCTATCCCGGAGCAAACGTCACGACCGAAGACGAAATCGTGATACCCGCCGACGAGAACGTAACGCTCTGGCTCACGAGCGACGACGTTATCCACTCGCTGTTCGTATCCGACCTCGGCATCAAGCAGGACGCGTTCCCCGGTCGCTATACTCGCGCCCGGACGATCGTTTCCGAACCCGGGCGGTACGACGCCGTCTGTGCCGAGTTCTGCGGTACCGGCCACTCGCGGATGGACGCCGATGTCGTCGTCGTCGAACCGGAAACGTACGATCGGTGGCTCGAGACGAACGAGGGTAACGTCACTGCAGCACCGGAACCGGGATGA
- a CDS encoding DUF6789 family protein — MNRALAEVSLFGAVVVGCLVVVLVAQRLRAEPSPDGGYATGRERRLGLGDAKAAAVRWTTTTNHREIGLLYIAFGTVAAIWGGIDAMMIRTHLLTPEANLWTEQTYNELFTMHGLTMLIFFVTPVFFGIGNYFLPLLIGADDMAFPRLNAIGFWLLPPSLLLARLGIVAEVTGAVLAVVVPTDWISVLLAFQEPAIGWTMYPPLSLAPNPQTNFLLLGLHLSGIATTIGAINFITTIIYERDESIGWANLDIFSWNMLITSAIIIFAFPLLGTALLMLLFDRNFGTTFFAVEGGGPILWQHLLWFWGHPEVYIIFLPATGLMSLILPKFVGRKLFGFKFIVYSTIAIGVLSFGVWAHHMFVTGVDPRVRASFMATSIAIAVPSAIKVFNWITTMWNGDVRLAAPTILCVGSIGLFIVGGVTGIFLAVIPVDVIYHGTYYVVGHFHLILMGIIPLMMFAASYYWYPMLTGRMYDRRLAIFQSSLLVVGSALTFMTLMALGFLELPRRYATYPAGYSGLQVVATVGAFIIGISVLMWLYNMIWSYFQGTPIETADPWELKATQQFTPEWQWFEDRLERERGVPPSEPEEVRPSYVPAQDDRPLSLSGRIKPVARTVANDAGTGAVGGVVGTLLMSGVLAVAVLLGAFDLESFATLTTFVGLPANLALGYGLFLVGGMTVWPLLFLSLGEYLPGELTLVTGLWYATVISPGFALAFYTGQTGLELVTFLIFVPLAHWIYGLGLAGTIAYLGGRRRRPSTGEDENE; from the coding sequence ATGAACCGTGCACTCGCCGAGGTCTCGTTGTTCGGGGCTGTCGTCGTTGGCTGTCTAGTGGTCGTCCTCGTCGCACAGCGGTTACGAGCCGAGCCGTCACCGGACGGCGGGTATGCGACGGGCCGTGAGCGCCGACTCGGACTCGGCGACGCGAAGGCGGCCGCCGTTCGGTGGACGACGACGACGAACCACCGCGAGATCGGACTGCTCTACATCGCGTTCGGCACCGTCGCGGCGATCTGGGGCGGGATCGATGCGATGATGATCCGGACGCATCTGTTGACTCCGGAGGCAAACCTCTGGACCGAACAGACGTACAACGAGCTGTTCACGATGCACGGGCTGACGATGCTGATCTTCTTCGTTACGCCGGTGTTTTTCGGGATCGGGAACTACTTCCTGCCGCTGTTGATCGGGGCTGACGATATGGCGTTTCCGCGGCTCAACGCTATCGGGTTCTGGCTGTTGCCGCCCTCGCTGCTGCTCGCTCGGTTGGGGATCGTTGCCGAAGTAACGGGAGCGGTTCTGGCTGTCGTCGTCCCGACGGACTGGATCTCGGTCCTGTTAGCGTTTCAGGAGCCGGCGATCGGGTGGACGATGTATCCCCCCTTATCGCTGGCACCAAACCCGCAGACGAATTTCCTTTTGCTCGGCCTCCACTTGAGTGGCATCGCGACCACGATCGGCGCGATCAACTTCATCACGACGATCATCTACGAGCGCGACGAGTCGATCGGGTGGGCGAACCTCGACATCTTCTCCTGGAACATGCTCATCACGAGCGCGATCATCATCTTCGCGTTCCCGCTGCTCGGCACCGCGTTGCTCATGCTCCTGTTCGACCGCAATTTCGGGACGACGTTCTTTGCGGTCGAGGGAGGTGGCCCCATCCTCTGGCAGCACTTGCTCTGGTTCTGGGGCCACCCGGAGGTCTACATTATCTTCCTGCCGGCGACCGGGCTGATGAGCCTCATACTGCCGAAGTTCGTCGGCCGAAAGCTGTTCGGATTCAAGTTCATCGTCTACTCGACGATCGCAATCGGCGTCCTCTCCTTTGGCGTCTGGGCCCACCACATGTTCGTGACGGGCGTCGACCCACGCGTCCGGGCGAGTTTCATGGCGACGTCGATCGCTATCGCCGTTCCCAGCGCGATCAAGGTGTTCAACTGGATCACCACAATGTGGAACGGCGACGTCAGACTCGCTGCGCCGACGATCCTCTGTGTCGGCTCGATCGGCCTGTTCATCGTCGGTGGCGTCACCGGTATCTTCCTCGCGGTCATCCCGGTCGACGTCATCTATCACGGCACCTACTACGTGGTCGGCCACTTCCATCTCATCCTCATGGGGATAATTCCCCTCATGATGTTCGCCGCGAGCTACTACTGGTATCCGATGCTCACCGGCCGGATGTACGACCGCCGACTCGCGATCTTCCAGTCGTCGCTGCTGGTCGTCGGTTCCGCACTCACGTTTATGACGCTGATGGCGCTCGGCTTCCTCGAGCTCCCCCGCCGGTACGCGACCTACCCGGCGGGATACTCGGGGCTGCAGGTGGTCGCGACCGTCGGCGCGTTCATCATCGGGATCAGCGTCCTCATGTGGCTCTACAACATGATCTGGTCGTACTTCCAGGGGACGCCGATCGAGACCGCTGACCCCTGGGAACTGAAGGCGACGCAGCAGTTCACGCCCGAGTGGCAGTGGTTCGAGGACCGACTCGAGCGCGAGCGCGGGGTCCCGCCGAGCGAACCGGAGGAGGTGCGTCCGTCCTACGTGCCCGCACAGGACGACCGGCCGCTGTCGCTGTCCGGCCGTATCAAGCCGGTCGCCCGGACCGTTGCGAACGATGCCGGTACCGGTGCGGTCGGCGGCGTCGTCGGGACGCTACTCATGTCGGGCGTGCTCGCTGTCGCCGTCCTTCTCGGTGCGTTCGATCTCGAGTCGTTCGCGACCCTCACGACGTTCGTCGGGTTGCCGGCGAACCTCGCCCTCGGCTACGGCCTCTTCCTCGTCGGCGGAATGACGGTCTGGCCCCTGTTGTTCCTCTCGCTGGGCGAGTACCTGCCGGGCGAGCTCACCCTCGTCACCGGACTGTGGTATGCGACGGTCATTTCACCCGGGTTCGCGCTCGCCTTCTACACCGGACAGACCGGCCTCGAACTAGTGACGTTCCTCATCTTCGTCCCGCTCGCGCACTGGATCTACGGGCTGGGACTCGCGGGAACGATCGCGTATCTCGGCGGTCGCCGACGCCGCCCGTCGACGGGGGAGGACGAGAACGAATGA
- a CDS encoding manganese catalase family protein, which produces MFFQEPELQYEVTVEEPDPHFAKLLQQAIGGQEGEMRVAMQYMFQAWALPEGYEEYRNLLMETAAEELGHIEMLASAVTKNLRGSSTQMSEDAQETAATAAAMTGQNPRQFLSAGESAMPVDSSGAPFTGNYIVASGNLAGDLYANVMAESTGRTLATRLWEYTDDPGMKDMLSYLIARDTMHQNQWLQALETLDDPVPVPASFPQEQENQEFNYTFMSTRREEQPDPEYPWTQGDAPDGKGQFSFAAEQPGDGEVIAPQPSPMTNDTPNRTNESSDSSE; this is translated from the coding sequence ATGTTCTTCCAAGAACCGGAGCTCCAGTACGAGGTTACCGTCGAAGAACCGGACCCGCACTTCGCGAAGCTCCTCCAGCAAGCGATCGGCGGCCAGGAAGGTGAGATGCGCGTCGCTATGCAGTACATGTTCCAGGCCTGGGCCCTCCCAGAGGGGTACGAGGAGTATCGAAACCTGCTGATGGAGACCGCGGCCGAGGAACTCGGCCACATCGAGATGCTCGCGTCGGCCGTCACGAAGAATCTCCGGGGCTCGTCCACGCAGATGAGCGAGGACGCCCAGGAGACCGCGGCAACGGCCGCGGCGATGACGGGTCAGAATCCGCGCCAGTTCCTCTCGGCGGGCGAATCGGCCATGCCCGTCGACAGTAGCGGTGCCCCGTTCACCGGCAACTACATCGTCGCGTCGGGAAACCTCGCCGGCGACCTCTACGCGAACGTAATGGCCGAATCGACCGGTCGGACCCTCGCGACGCGGCTCTGGGAGTACACCGACGATCCCGGCATGAAGGACATGCTCTCCTATTTGATCGCCCGGGACACCATGCACCAAAACCAGTGGCTACAGGCCCTCGAGACGCTCGATGACCCGGTGCCGGTGCCCGCGAGCTTTCCGCAGGAACAGGAGAATCAGGAGTTCAACTACACGTTCATGTCGACCAGGCGGGAAGAACAACCGGACCCCGAGTATCCGTGGACTCAGGGCGACGCCCCGGACGGCAAGGGACAGTTCTCCTTCGCCGCCGAACAGCCGGGCGACGGCGAAGTCATCGCTCCCCAGCCTAGTCCGATGACAAACGACACGCCGAACAGGACGAACGAATCGTCCGACTCGAGCGAATAG
- a CDS encoding heme-copper oxidase subunit III has translation MDSGGRTDPSDKAPPRADGSGHRVPEGQAPEEYGDHRGHGDHDEHDHRSRWPLVAAAGAAGLYGGVAISILGNETGLLPPLIGIGLAVVGAIVLLAGIAGWVNQAFLAPARDAQGAFKSRESYVSTTLLFLATDVSTFGALFVYYFFVRIGSWPPEALPPLLGSLVVVNTAILIASSVTFHYAHEALEADNRRRFIGLLGTTLGLGLVFLAGQVYEYYEFIAAEGFTLTSGIFGTAFFGLTGLHGFHVALGIGGITVLCWRALRGHYGPDRDTSVATVSLYWHFVDVVWLFLVVVLYVGASV, from the coding sequence ATGGACTCTGGTGGACGCACTGATCCGTCCGATAAAGCCCCCCCTCGAGCCGACGGCTCCGGACATCGCGTTCCCGAGGGGCAGGCTCCCGAAGAGTACGGCGACCATCGCGGCCACGGTGACCACGATGAGCACGACCACCGGAGTCGCTGGCCGCTCGTCGCCGCCGCGGGAGCCGCCGGGCTCTACGGCGGCGTCGCGATCTCCATCCTCGGGAACGAAACCGGCCTCCTCCCGCCGCTCATCGGCATCGGCCTCGCGGTTGTCGGGGCGATCGTCCTGCTGGCCGGCATCGCGGGCTGGGTCAATCAGGCGTTTCTGGCACCGGCTCGAGACGCACAGGGGGCCTTCAAATCGCGCGAATCATACGTCTCGACGACGCTGCTCTTTCTCGCGACCGACGTCTCGACGTTCGGCGCGCTATTCGTCTACTACTTCTTCGTCAGGATCGGCTCGTGGCCACCGGAAGCGCTCCCGCCGCTGCTCGGCTCCCTCGTGGTCGTCAATACAGCCATCCTGATCGCGAGCAGCGTCACCTTCCACTACGCGCACGAGGCGCTCGAGGCCGACAACCGACGACGATTCATCGGACTGCTCGGAACGACGCTCGGACTCGGCCTCGTCTTCCTCGCCGGGCAGGTCTACGAGTATTACGAGTTCATCGCCGCGGAAGGGTTTACCCTCACGAGCGGTATCTTCGGAACCGCGTTCTTCGGGCTGACCGGGCTCCACGGGTTCCACGTCGCGCTGGGCATCGGCGGGATCACCGTCCTCTGCTGGCGGGCGCTTCGAGGACACTACGGACCGGATCGCGATACGTCCGTCGCGACCGTCTCGCTGTACTGGCACTTCGTCGACGTCGTCTGGCTCTTCCTCGTCGTCGTCCTCTACGTCGGCGCGTCGGTGTGA